One genomic segment of Actinoplanes ianthinogenes includes these proteins:
- a CDS encoding UBP-type zinc finger domain-containing protein: MICQHLKESGDPAPQTAYADGCPQCVAGGFDDWVHLRLCLTCGVVACCDSSPRRHMSAHHAETGHPVMRSFEPGETWRWCFDDEQLG; this comes from the coding sequence GTGATCTGCCAGCATCTCAAGGAGTCCGGCGACCCGGCTCCCCAGACCGCTTACGCCGACGGCTGCCCGCAGTGCGTGGCCGGCGGCTTCGACGACTGGGTGCACCTGCGCCTCTGCCTCACCTGCGGCGTGGTCGCCTGCTGCGACTCGTCGCCCCGCCGCCACATGTCCGCGCACCACGCCGAGACCGGGCACCCGGTGATGCGCTCGTTCGAGCCGGGCGAGACCTGGCGCTGGTGCTTCGACGACGAGCAGCTGGGCTGA
- a CDS encoding Na+/H+ antiporter, which yields MESIVETVVFVAIAVVGAALARRLGFVAPLVLLVAGLGLSYVPGFPEAHLEPELVLIGILPPLLYVAALQTSVPAFRHALRPILLLAVGLVLVTAFAVGFVVHWMVPQAPLAACVALGAIVAPPDAVSATAIARRVGLPRRVVTILEGESLLNDASALVLVRVSVGALAGAAVGFWEIAAEVGLKAGGGLIIGMVAAIAAAKLHRWIEDPLLDDAVSLLTPFVVVIVAEELHTSSVVAVVIAGLYLGHRMPYLLSPTSRLQMDAVWRLTTFLLEGVVFLLVGLQLRTVVSSIETDMVTTVSVTAAVFGTLVAVRFLWMYPATYLARLLPRVRAREARPQAAAVAVLAWAGMRGVVTLAAAQTLPSFSPEAEVPDYPRDLFIFIAFAVIVLTLLTQGTTLPTLARRLGVREDTSAQDALAEAGVQHAASRAALEALEAHADGAPASVVDRLRGLVESRSNNAWERLGSQQQETPSAAYGRLRREMISAERHVFKIARNEGRIPEEVLVRAQRELDLEESQLHRSEE from the coding sequence ATGGAGAGCATCGTCGAAACGGTCGTGTTCGTGGCGATCGCGGTCGTCGGCGCGGCCCTCGCCCGCAGGCTCGGCTTCGTGGCGCCGCTGGTGCTGCTGGTCGCCGGTCTCGGCCTGTCCTATGTTCCGGGCTTCCCCGAGGCGCACCTCGAGCCGGAGCTGGTGCTGATCGGCATCCTGCCGCCGTTGCTCTACGTGGCCGCCTTGCAGACCTCGGTGCCGGCGTTCCGCCACGCGCTGCGCCCGATCCTGCTGCTCGCCGTCGGGCTGGTGCTGGTCACCGCGTTCGCGGTCGGTTTCGTCGTGCACTGGATGGTCCCGCAGGCGCCGCTGGCCGCCTGCGTCGCGCTGGGCGCGATCGTCGCCCCGCCGGACGCGGTCTCCGCCACCGCGATCGCCCGCCGCGTGGGCCTGCCCCGCCGGGTGGTCACCATCCTGGAGGGCGAGAGCCTGCTCAACGACGCGTCCGCGCTGGTGCTGGTGCGGGTGTCGGTGGGCGCGCTGGCCGGCGCCGCGGTCGGGTTCTGGGAGATCGCCGCCGAGGTCGGGCTGAAAGCCGGCGGCGGCCTGATCATCGGCATGGTCGCCGCGATCGCCGCGGCCAAGCTGCACCGGTGGATCGAGGATCCGCTGCTGGACGACGCGGTGTCGCTGCTCACCCCGTTCGTCGTGGTGATCGTCGCCGAGGAGTTGCACACCTCCAGCGTGGTCGCCGTGGTGATCGCCGGGCTCTACCTCGGGCACCGGATGCCCTACCTGCTCTCGCCCACCTCCCGCCTCCAGATGGACGCGGTCTGGCGGCTCACCACGTTCCTCCTGGAGGGCGTGGTGTTCCTGCTGGTCGGCCTCCAGCTGCGGACGGTGGTGAGCAGCATCGAGACCGACATGGTCACCACCGTCTCGGTCACCGCCGCGGTCTTCGGCACCCTGGTCGCGGTCCGCTTCCTGTGGATGTACCCGGCGACCTATCTGGCCCGGCTGCTCCCGCGGGTCCGGGCCCGGGAGGCGCGGCCGCAGGCCGCCGCGGTCGCCGTGCTGGCCTGGGCCGGGATGCGCGGCGTGGTCACCCTGGCCGCCGCGCAGACCCTGCCCTCGTTCAGCCCTGAGGCCGAGGTGCCGGACTACCCCCGCGACCTGTTCATCTTCATCGCCTTCGCGGTCATCGTGCTGACCCTGCTGACCCAGGGCACCACGCTGCCGACGCTGGCCCGGCGGCTCGGGGTGCGCGAGGACACCAGCGCCCAGGACGCGCTCGCCGAGGCCGGGGTGCAGCACGCCGCCAGCCGCGCCGCCCTGGAAGCGCTGGAGGCGCATGCCGACGGCGCGCCCGCCTCGGTGGTCGACCGGCTGCGCGGCCTGGTCGAGAGCCGGTCCAACAACGCCTGGGAGCGGCTGGGCAGCCAGCAGCAGGAGACCCCCTCGGCTGCCTACGGCCGGCTGCGGCGCGAGATGATCAGTGCGGAGCGGCACGTCTTCAAGATCGCCCGGAACGAGGGGCGGATCCCGGAGGAGGTGCTGGTCCGCGCCCAGCGCGAGCTCGACCTGGAAGAGTCCCAGCTGCACCGGAGTGAAGAGTGA
- a CDS encoding fibronectin type III domain-containing protein has product MLGIRKAAAVVLPMLAGPLLLAACASSGTAQAAPSPSGTSPWIWSTAGSVAPSPTTSFAPRARPAAATLPPAVSPSATPTPNRSPACDAAAFRGGAINGVDVTPGTTSAMVTWFNPGGADLVQYRIIAVSQDLVAGAQPESPGWLTVTPGGCGWMSATVTGLVPGTPYVFSVDEVRTREGMDGTRAKTVARSGVVSTT; this is encoded by the coding sequence GTGCTGGGGATTCGGAAAGCTGCCGCCGTCGTTCTGCCGATGCTCGCCGGGCCGTTGCTGCTGGCCGCCTGCGCCTCCTCCGGGACCGCGCAGGCCGCGCCGAGCCCGTCCGGGACCAGCCCGTGGATCTGGTCGACCGCGGGCAGCGTCGCGCCGTCACCCACCACGAGCTTCGCGCCGCGGGCCCGGCCGGCCGCCGCCACGCTGCCGCCGGCCGTCTCGCCCTCGGCCACGCCGACGCCGAACCGCAGCCCGGCCTGCGACGCCGCCGCGTTCCGGGGCGGCGCGATCAACGGCGTGGACGTCACCCCGGGCACCACCAGCGCCATGGTCACGTGGTTCAACCCGGGCGGCGCCGACCTGGTCCAGTATCGGATCATCGCGGTCAGCCAGGACCTGGTGGCCGGCGCGCAGCCGGAGTCCCCGGGCTGGCTGACGGTCACCCCGGGCGGCTGCGGCTGGATGAGCGCCACGGTCACCGGGCTGGTCCCCGGCACGCCGTACGTCTTCTCGGTGGACGAGGTCCGCACCCGCGAGGGCATGGACGGCACCCGGGCCAAGACCGTCGCGCGATCGGGCGTGGTGAGCACCACCTGA
- a CDS encoding EcsC family protein, with translation MSSHPVPVPTSSGEAATPPGTLWSRMRADPQYAPEHLALEAVRRLGPEAAEWAARTRAGRPGITPDELATLAVKNFTTLARLSGAVSGVAGLPGAVLDVGVLAWTQARMVLHIAAAHGADPTAPERATDLLVLQRVHKAAETARTALGVAAGRERASRIFTGPEGGPLGGALIKLSVKLAHMAGVRAARKVFAKMVPGAGVVLGTWVNSAATKDLARRAREHYR, from the coding sequence TTGAGCAGCCACCCCGTACCCGTTCCCACCTCTTCCGGCGAAGCCGCCACCCCACCCGGCACCCTCTGGTCCCGGATGCGGGCCGACCCCCAGTACGCCCCGGAGCACCTGGCCCTGGAAGCCGTCCGCCGTCTCGGCCCGGAGGCCGCCGAGTGGGCCGCCCGGACCCGTGCCGGCCGTCCCGGCATCACCCCGGACGAGCTCGCCACCCTGGCCGTCAAGAACTTCACCACCCTGGCCCGCCTCTCCGGCGCCGTCTCCGGCGTCGCCGGCCTGCCCGGCGCGGTCCTCGACGTCGGCGTGCTCGCCTGGACCCAGGCCCGGATGGTGCTGCACATCGCCGCCGCCCACGGGGCCGACCCGACCGCCCCGGAACGCGCCACCGACCTGCTCGTCCTCCAGCGGGTGCACAAGGCCGCCGAGACCGCGCGGACCGCCCTCGGCGTGGCGGCCGGCCGGGAACGCGCCAGCCGGATCTTCACCGGCCCGGAGGGCGGCCCGCTCGGCGGCGCGCTGATCAAGCTCAGCGTCAAGCTCGCCCACATGGCTGGGGTGCGCGCGGCCCGCAAGGTCTTCGCCAAGATGGTCCCGGGCGCCGGCGTGGTCCTCGGCACCTGGGTCAACTCGGCCGCGACCAAGGACCTGGCCCGGCGCGCCCGGGAGCATTACCGCTAA
- a CDS encoding proteasome assembly chaperone family protein: protein MLDPHGLYEVAGELPALDSPVLIQALTGFVDAGSAIQLAREHLLADLESEVVATFDLDQLLDYRSRRPPMIFVADHFESYEDPVLALHLVRDQLGTPFLLLAGPEPDLQWERFIAAVTELIERLGVKVTIGLNAIPMAVPHTRPVSLTAHATDRKLIGEHESWLQRVQVPASVGNLLEFRLGQNGHDALGYAAHVPHYLAQTGYPAAAELLLDSVSGNTGLALPTGKLREAAKQVREEVDKQIAEDEQAARLVTSLEAQYDAFVRGRQANLLVDTDAPLPTAEELGAELERFLAEQTRDDG, encoded by the coding sequence GTGCTCGACCCACACGGGCTCTACGAGGTGGCCGGAGAACTGCCGGCCCTGGACAGCCCGGTGCTGATCCAGGCGCTCACCGGGTTCGTCGACGCGGGCAGCGCGATCCAGCTGGCCCGGGAGCACCTCCTGGCGGACCTGGAGAGCGAGGTCGTCGCCACCTTCGACCTGGACCAGCTCCTCGACTACCGGTCGCGCCGCCCTCCGATGATCTTCGTGGCCGACCACTTCGAGAGCTACGAGGACCCGGTCCTCGCCCTGCACCTGGTGCGTGACCAGCTCGGCACGCCGTTCCTGCTGCTCGCCGGCCCGGAGCCGGACCTCCAGTGGGAGCGGTTCATCGCCGCGGTGACCGAGCTCATCGAGCGGCTCGGCGTCAAGGTCACCATCGGGCTGAACGCGATTCCGATGGCCGTCCCGCACACCCGGCCGGTCAGCCTCACCGCGCACGCCACCGACCGGAAACTGATCGGCGAGCACGAGTCCTGGTTGCAGCGGGTGCAGGTGCCGGCCAGCGTCGGCAACCTGCTGGAGTTCCGGCTCGGGCAGAACGGGCACGACGCGCTCGGGTACGCCGCGCACGTCCCGCACTACCTGGCCCAGACCGGTTACCCGGCCGCCGCCGAGCTGCTGCTCGACTCGGTCTCCGGCAACACCGGGCTGGCGCTGCCGACCGGGAAGCTGCGCGAGGCGGCCAAGCAGGTCCGCGAGGAGGTGGACAAGCAGATCGCCGAGGACGAGCAGGCGGCCCGGCTGGTCACCTCGCTGGAGGCGCAGTACGACGCGTTCGTCCGCGGCCGGCAGGCCAACCTGCTGGTGGACACCGACGCCCCGCTGCCGACCGCCGAGGAGCTCGGCGCGGAGCTGGAGCGCTTCCTCGCCGAGCAGACCCGCGACGACGGCTAG